GAGGGGCATTAGGGATAATACTTTTACTCTTAAGGATTGGTGTTTTTGAATCCGGGATGTTTCATGCCATGACAAAAAAGGAGGTCTCCAAAGGGAATTTTATGATGCTGTTCTCAGACCGGAAACGTTTCTTTAAATACCTGAATTGTATACTGATAGCCGTTCCGCTTTGGTTCGTGGTAGGGATACTGATAGGTATAGCGCCCGACTTTGGTAAGGCCCTGAACGCCAGGGATGCACTAGACAATGGCAAGGGCGTGATGTTTGCCTACATCGGCATTTCGCTGGGGGATTTCCTGACCGGCGCATTGAGCCAGGTATTTAAAACCCGAAAGAAGATCGTTTTCGTTTTTTTAACGCTTACTTTTTGCACTATGCTTTTTTATCTGTTCAATACAGGCTGGACAGCTTCGGGCTTTTATACGCTATGCCTGCTGTTCGGAATTTTTACAGGGTATTGGGTAGTATTCGTGACCATGGCTGCAGAGCAGTTTGGTACCAATTTAAGGGCCACGGTAACCACGAGTGCCCCAAATATGGTGAGAGGTTCTTTGATCCTGGTTACCCTATTGTTTCAGTGGCTGCTGGGCAGTATGGGGATCATTAAAGCGGCCTTATGCGTTGGCATAATTACCGTGGGCCTGGCTTATATTGCCCTCTATAACCTGGATGAAACCTATGGACGCGATCTTGATTTCATTGAAGAATAGTGTCAAAACAATGTACTATCTGTAAATTTAGCAGACCTTGACCTTTTATTAAGGTTAACTTTGAGCTTAGTTTTACTGAAATGGTGTTTAAAGATAAAGTAGTAGCGGCCTATCAGAAGATCCAGGACGAGATTTGTACCAGTCTGGAGCTTGCCGATGGAAAGGCAAAGTTTGAGCAGGAGATCTGGAACAGGGAAGGTGGAGGCGGTGGAAGAACCCGCATCATGCAGCATGGGGATGTGATTGAAAAAGGAGGGGTTAATTTTTCAGCAGTGCACGGAAAATTACCTGATCCGATTAAAAAAGCCTTTAAGGTAGAGAGCGATGAGTTTTTTGCAACAGGTGTATCGATTGTCATGCACCCTTCAAACCCGTTTGTACCCATCATTCACATGAATATCCGTTATTTCGAAATGGATGAACACACCAGGTGGTTTGGGGGTGGGATAGACTTAACCCCACATTACATCATTGATACAGACGCCCGTTTTTTTCACCACCTTTTAAAGCAGACCTGCGATAAATTTGATCCCGAATTTTATACCAGGTTTAAAACGAATGCAGACGATTATTTCTTTATCAAACACAGAGAAGAAACCAGGGGAGTTGGAGGCATATTTTACGACCGGTTAAAACCCGAAAATACAGGCTTATCTTTTGAACAATTGCTCGATTATTCCATTGCTGTCGGAAATACCTTTATTCCTGCCTATACAGAACTGATTGAAAGAAACAGGGATAAGGAATTTACGGCCCAGCAGCAGGAATGGCAATACCTGCGCAGGAGCAGATATGCTGAGTTTAACCTGGTTTACGATGCAGGTACCAAGTTTGGCCTTGAAACCAACGGACGCATAGAATCTATACTGATGAGCCTGCCGCCAATGGCCAAATGGACATACAATTACCAGCCTGTTTCGGGCAGTGAAGAGTCGTACACTTTAAGCAAACTAAAAAAGGGAATTACATGGGCATAAATGCCTGATAAATGCCGGATTTATAGGTTAAAATTTTTCCACAATGCGCCTTTATGGCGCATTTTTTATTAGATTCGCAAGGTTATAAGAATACCACATTTAAAGCGTTCTTAAGGAACATTAAGATTTATGGCAGAAGATTTAGAAAATCAGGAAAACGACAAAATAATTAGAATCGATATTGACGAGCAGATGCGGTCCGCGTACATCGATTATTCGATGTCGGTTATCGTATCGAGGGCTCTGCCCGATGTTCGGGATGGTTTAAAACCGGTTCACCGCCGTGTTTTATACGGAATGCTCGATCTGGGATTAACAAACAACAAACCATATAAAAAGTCAGCACGTATTGTTGGAGAGGTACTGGGTAAGTACCACCCGCATGGTGATGCATCGGTATACAACACCATGGTAAGGATGGCCCAGGAATGGAGCCTGCGTTACCTGATGGTAGAAGGACAGGGTAACTACGGTTCAATTGACGGTGACTTTCCGGCGGCAATGCGTTATACAGAGGCCCGTTTCCAGAAAATAGCCGAAGAGATGCTGGCCGATATCAATAAAGACACGGTTGATTTCCAGTTAAACTTCGATGATTCACTGGAAGAACCAACTGTTCTTCCCTCAAAAGTGCCCAACCTGCTCATCAATGGTTCATCTGGTATTGCTGTAGGTATGGCAACAAACATGCCTCCGCACAACATTACTGAAACCATTAACGCCACCATAGCCTATATTGAGAACAATGAGGTTACGGTTGCTGAACTGATGAAACACATTAAAGCTCCGGATTTTCCTACAGGAGCCATTATTTATGGCTATACAGGCGTACAGGAAGCATTTGAAACTGGCAGAGGCCGTATTGTCATGCGTGCCAAAGCTGAAATTGAAGCTTCAAAAGACCGTGAAACCATTATTGTAACAGAAATACCTTATCAGGTAAATAAGGCCCAGATGATTGAGCGTACAGCTGAATTGATTGGCGAGAAAAAAATTGAAGGTATTTCCAACATTAAAGATGAGTCCAATAAAGATGGTATCCGCATTGTTTATGAAATAAAACGAGATGCAAATGCCTCTATTGTTTTGAATAACCTGTTTAAGCAAACCGCTTTACAGACTTCATTTAGTGTAAACAATATCGCCCTTGTTAAGGGCAGGCCACAGTTATTGAACCTGAAAGACCTGATCCACTATTTTGTGGAGCACAGGCACGAGGTGGTGATCCGCAGGACCAAGTTTGAACTTGCTGAAGCCAAGAAACGTGCCCATATCCTTGAGGGTTTACTGATTGCATTGGATCACCTTGATGAAGTAATTCAGCTGATCCGTAGTTCAGATACCCCTGAAGATGCCAGGACAGGCTTAATGGAGAAATTTGGTCTGACTGACATTCAGGCCCGGGCCATTCTTGATATGACCCTGCGCAGGTTAACAGGTCTGGAACGTGATAAGATCAAAGAAGAGTACAACGAATTGATGAAAACCATCGAATACTTACAGTCAATTTTAGATGATGAAGGAAAACGTATGCAGATCATCAAGGACGAGCTGACTGAAATGAAGGAGAAATATGGTGATGAACGCAGAACCTCCATTGTACATTCTGCGGAAGACATGAGTATGGAAGACTTCATCGAGGATGAGGAAGTTGTCATTACCATTTCTCATGAAGGCTACATCAAACGTACCCCTGCTACGGAGTATCGTACACAGGGACGTGGCGGAAAAGGATCAAAAGGCAGCGACTCCAGGAATGAGGACTTTATTGAGCACCTGCTTATTGCCTCAAACCATAACTATATGCTGTTCTTCACCGAAGCCGGCCGTTGCTTCTGGTTAAGGGTTTATGAAATTCCTGAAGGATCAAGGATCAGTAAAGGAAGAGCAATCCAGAACATCATCAATATTCCTAAAGAGGAGAAAATCAAAGCCTTTATCAAGGTTAAAAACCTGAAAGACCAGGAATACCTTGAAAACAATTACATCATTATGTGTACCAAAAAGGGAACGATTAAGAAAACCTCTTTAGAGGCTTATTCGAGACCAAGGGTAAATGGCATCAATGCTATAAACATCAATGAAGGTGATCAGCTGCTTGAAGCAAGTTTGACTACGGGTTCAAGTGAAATTGTAATGGCTTTGCGCTCAGGAAGGGCTATCCGCTTCAATGAAACCAAGGTAAGACCAATGGGCAGAACGGCCACAGGAGTAAGGGGAGTGACACTGGCACATGAAAAAGACGAGGTGATTGGCATGATTGCTGTAGATGATCCAGGAGCAACTGTACTGGTAGTTTCAGAAAAAGGTTATGGTAAACGGACTGATATTGAAGACTACCGTGTTACCAACCGGGGTGGTAAAGGTGTTAAAACCATTAACATTACAGAAAAAACCGGAAACCTTGTTGCTATTAAAAATGTTACTGATGCAGATGATTTAATGATCATCAATAAATCTGGCATCGTAATCAGGATTGTGGTTAGCGAATTAAGGGTAATGGGCCGTGCCACACAGGGCGTCCGTCTGATTAATCTTAAGGGAAGTGATGAGATCGCTTCCGTAGCCAGGATTGAGCACGAAGAAGAGGAAAGCGAAGAGATAGAAAGCCATGTAGTAGTAGATGGTGAACCTGCTGGTGAAGTAGAAGATGAACCGGCTGAAGATGCTGCTGAAGAAGAGGGCGAGGAAGGCGAAGAAAGCGGTGAGGACACTGAAGGAGAGGAAGCTTAAGGAACAAAGAGCCGGATGGCTCATAAATAAACGCAATAAATAAAATAAAAGATGAACCTGATCGTTTCATCAACATTAAAAAACAAAAGATAAAAAGATGAAAAAAGTACTTTTAGGAATGTTGTTTGTAGGTGTCGCCTCACTCGCAAACGCTCAAAAAAGTGAAATCAGCGAAGCCAAAAAAGCATGGAATCTTTTAAGTATTACTTCGGGTAAGACCCTTGCTGATAATTTAAAAGCGCTTAATGACGGGTTAGGGCATACTGATAAAGCTATAGCAAATGAGAAGTCTAAAGATTTACCGGATGCATGGTCTTACAGAGCGCTGTTTGCTTCCAGAATTGCCCTGGTAGATTCAGTAGACCTGAACAATGCCAAGGCCAATCAAAAAATAGCTGAAGAAGCCATTACAAAAGCCAAAGCCTTAGATACCAAAGGCGCTGAAAAAGATAATATTCAAACGGCAAGCGTAAATGTAGAGAATGCTTTAAGAAACAGGGCCATCTATGCTTTCAACAAAAAGAATTTTGAAGGAGCACTGGAAGCTTTTAACGAGATTACCACTAAAAACCCTAACGACACCACCATGTATGTAAATGCTGGTGTAACCGCGAAGGAACTGCAGAATTATCCTGAGGTAGTGCGTAACTTTAAAAAAGCGATTGACCTGAATTATAAAGATTCAAAAGTCCTGTATTCAGAGATCGTGAATATTACTTTTGATAAGATCAAAGACAGCGTTGGCGGACTGGCCATTTTAAAAGAGGCTTCTGCTAAATTCCCTGATGATTCTTATTTCATCGGTATGGAAACTGACCTTTACATTAAAAAAGGAGATATTGAAAAATCTCAGGAAATGCTAACCAAGCTGATCGCCAAAGACCCTAAGAATGCAATTTATCAGTATTTGATGGGGGATACCTATTACAAGCAGGCTTTAGCAATTCAAACCAAAAGAAATGCTTTGGATGTGAAGAAAACTAAAGAATTCAATGAACTGGGTGCGAAAATGACCAAATTAATTGATCAGTCTGTGCCTTATTATAAAGCGGCCTTAGATCTTGATCCAAAAAATGTAAATGCTTTGGAGAACCTGAAGATCATTTACCTGTTTAAAGACGATAAGGTAAATTACGAAGCTATCAATAAAAAACTGGCAGAGTTAAAGCCATAATTCATTCAGAATAACACATTAAAAAGAGGGGTAATTTTTATCCCTCTTTTTTTTTTTTAAGTTTGTACCAAGAACACGTTTTGTATGAGTAAGATATCTTTAGCTGGCAGTATATTCCTGGTTTCATTGAGTTTTAATGTGGCTTTTGCACAAAAAAGCCAACTTCAAATTGCACGTAACAGCGTAGGTAAGCTACAGGTGGCTATAAATGCTAAGCAAGATGCCAAAAAACAACTCAGTGTGCTGGGAGAGGGGGTTAAGGCAGCAGAAGCGGCGCAAAATGACAACAAAACAAAGAAATGGCCGGAAACCTGGGCCATCAAAGCCTATTTGAGTGCTTATATTTCGATTATCGAAACTGATGAAGGGAATGCCGACAGGTATTACAATCTTGCTATTCAGGCATTGGATTCAGCTAAAAGGCTGGACAAATTCCAGGCGAACTATCGTTTAATTGATGCGGCAGCATACAACGTAAACATCAGAAAACAGAAAAAGGGAAATATGGCTTATGCCAAGGGCGATTATGCAGGTGCTTTTGAGTTATTGAAAGAAGTGAGTGATCTTTTACCAAAAGATACGACCATTGCCATCAATGCCGCCTTGTCTGCGCAAAATATCCAATCGTACGATAAGGCATTGTTTTATTTTAAACGCGCTAAGGAGAACGGCATCAAAAATCCTGTTGTGTTCCAGAACATGGCCAGTATCTACAGCTCTAAGTTTGAACATGAACTGGCCATACGTACCCTGGAAGATGGAATCAAAGCAAATCCCTATAATGTATTTTTAACCAACGACTACATCAACCTGTTGCTGGATAACGAAAAATACACAGAAGCCCTGCATGTCATAGAATCAACATTAAAGGTAGAGACGAATAATAAACTGCTGTATTTTCTATACGGTTACCTGCAGCAAAATAAAGCCAACAACAGTACTGCAGAGCTGGCTTACAACCGGGCACTCGGATTGGACGAAAATTATTTTGATGCCTTGTATCAATTGGGATTGGTTTACATCAACTCGGCAAATGAAGCCTTTAAATCAGGAAAACCAGAAGAACGTAACCAGAAATATGTTTCTTACATCAACAGGGCTGAAATTGCTTTATTACAAGCCCACGAGATCAATCAGAACGATAAAGCTACTGTACAGCTGCTGACGGAGATTTACACCCGTAAAAACCGCCTCGATAAAGTTCAGGAACTCAAAGGAAAGCTCGAAGAATTCTAAACAGGCAAATAGCCCGGAATACGGATAATAGGGTTGTATTATCATATATTACTTAACATAATATTAATTATGATTCAAAATGACCGTTATTGAATTGTGCTGGACTATTAGACTTTTTGTGGTTTGCTGGCTATTGTCATACCTGGTTAAATATGACCGGATGAGAATTTTCTCATTAAAATTAAATTAAGATAAAAAATGTTGATATTAATAGCTGAATGGTCAAATAATTGATATGTAATTAACAATCTAAGTTTGCAATATGTTTAATCGTCCTGTCAGAAATATTCATGATTTTTTATTAAGTACTTATTTTGCTGACGGTCTTCGTATTACACTTGGCGTACTTTGCCCATCGCTGGTTTTAGCACAATTTGGCCTGCTACAATACGGAATGACAGTATCACTTGGCGCCCTTTGCGCCAGTGTTGTCGATTCCCCGGGACCAATTGTACACCGCCGGAACGCCATGCTCATTACCACAGGGCTGATTACGGTTACTTTTATTATAGTAGGTTTAACCAATAGTAATATTTATTTCACAGCTGTACTGATTGTCATTTTCAGTTTCATTTTTTCTATGTTTTTCCTGTATGGGAACCGGGCTGCATCCATCGGCACGGCTGTGCTGCTCATTATGGTGCTCAGTATTGATGACCTCAGGCCGTGGCGGGAAGTGCTTTTTTCTTCAGCACTTATTTTCTTTGGAAGCCTATGGTATACAGGTTTAAGTTATTTCTTTTATCGTATACGCCCCTATCGTCTCGTGCAGCAGACTTTAAGTGACTCCATTCATGAAGTCAGTCTTTTTTTAAGGGCAAAAGCCCGGTTTTACCATAAAAATATAGATTACGACGATAATTATGCTGAACTCCTGCAGCTGCAGGTACTGGTACATGAAAAGCAGGACGAAGTGCGTGAAGTCTTGTTCAAAACCCGTGAAATTGTTAGGGAATCTACCCCTGAAGGACGATTTTTACTGCTCGTTTTTGTAGATATGGTAGATCTTTTTGAGCAGGTAATGTCTACTTATTACAACTACAAGCAGCTGCACGAACAGTTTGATGCTTCCGGCATCCTTAAACATTATGAGTCTGTCATTATTAAGATTGCAGATGAACTGGACGATATTGCCTTCGCGCTTAAAACCGGTGCCACCCCTAGCCTGCCCACTTCCTTAATAGAAGATGTGGAGAAACTAAAGAATGAAATCACTGCGCTCGAAACCAATAATACCGATGGAAAATACAATACATTGGGTATCATTGCTTTAAAAAATATAGAGGTCAACATAGAAAACATTCTTTCGCGTGTTAAAACCATCAACAGCTATTTCAATAAAAAAGAAAAAAAGAACCTCAAAACAAGAGATATAGAAATAGACCGTTTTGTGAGCAGACAAAACATTGATGCAAAACTGCTTTACGAGAACATGACCTTCAGTTCTTCAACTTTCAGGCATTCCCTGCGCGTCGCTATTGTAATGCTGATTGGTTTTATTGTGGCCAAAACTTTAAATCTTTCACACAGCTACTGGATATTGCTTACCATCCTGGTAATTTCCAAGCCTGGTTTTAGTTTAACCAAACAACGCAATTACGAAAGGATCATCGGTACGGTTGTCGGTGCTTTCATAGGTATGGGCATTCTGGTGTATGTGCAGGATAAAAATACGTTATTTGTTATCCTTCTTTTTTGTATGATTGGCGCTTACAGTTTTCAGCGTAAAAACTATGTCGTCAGCGTGCTGTTTATGACCCCATATATCCTGGTGTTGTTCGACTTTTTGGGAATGGGTAGTTTATCTATTGCCCGAGAGCGCATTTACGATACCCTGATCGGCTCAGGCATTGCCTTGCTGGCCAGTTATTCTTTGTTTCCTAACTGGGAACACGAGAAACTGAAAGAAGCCATGATAGATACTTTAAAAGCTAATATGAAGTACTTTGAAGAGGTGGTATTGCTGTATGTTGATAAAGTCCATAACCTTACCAATTATAAGGTAGCCCGTAAAGAGGTTTATGTAACTTCAGCCAACCTGGCATCGCTTTTTCAGCGGATGTTTTCTGAGCCTAAAAGCAAACAGATGATGATGACCGAACTGCATCAGTTTACTGCACTTAATCATCTTTTTTCCTCTTATATAGCCACACTTTCACTTTATAAAAAGGAGCACGCCTTTATGGTGGCCAATTTTGATGACCTGAAACCCACCGTTCAAAATACCCTGTACCTGTTAAACCTGTCTGTAGAAAACCTGGAGCACAATAAAGGCCTCAGCAGTAACGTGCCCCTAATCAGGAACAACATTGCTGAATCTATACACGATAAAAATGATGAGATCATTGTAGCAGAGCAAATTGACCTGATCCAGAAGGCTGCTTATGACATATTTAAACTATCAGAAAAAATTAAATTATAGTAGTAAAAGCTAAAAAGCTGAAACTTTGGCGTGTTTTCTGCTGTTATATTAATCAATTAAAAACACAATAATTATCATGGAAAAGTTGTATACAGCCTCGGTTACAGCCAGAGGCGGCCGGAATGGTCATATTAAATCCAGCGATGGGACAATAGAGTTTGATGTAAGAAAGCCAAGGGAAATGGGCGGTCAGGGAGGTGCTACCAATCCTGAGCAATTGTTTGCAGCAGCATGGGGACCTTGTTACTTAGGTGCATTGGCAGCCATAGCTGAACACGATGGGGTCGATACTTCCGAGGCCACAGTTGAAGTACACGTTTCATTTAATCAGGATGGTAATTCATTTTTATTGTCTGCTGATCTGGATGTACATATACCTGGTATTTCACTCGAAGAGGCCCAGCAGCTTGCCGATAAGGCGCATAGGGTATGTCCTTATTCGAAAGCGACCAGGGGCAATATAGAAACAAGGGTAACAGCTATTTAACCAGCTGTTACCTCTTCAGTTTTATTCAGCGTATTTACAGGCCTGCCATTCTTAAAAGCGTCCCGGGTTTTTAATCCCAGCAATTCGAACATGGCCATATCATCTACAAAAGCAGGATTTGGTGTAGTCAGCAGTTTATCCCCGGCAAAAATTGAACTGGCACCGGCCATAAAGCAAAATGCCTGCTCTAGGGTGCTCATTTCATTTCTTCCGGCCGATAAGCGTACCACCGAGTTTGGCATCACAATTCTGGCAGTAGCAATCATTCTCACCATATCCCATATAGGAACGCGTGGCTGATCTTCTAAAGGCGTGCCTTTTACAGGAACCAGAGCGTTTACCGGCACAGATTCAGGATGTGCTTCCATATTAGCCAGCGTTTGCAGCATAGAAACACGGTCTTCCGTAGTTTCTCCCAAGCCAATAATGCCTCCGCTGCAAACGGTTAATTTTGCTTTGCGTACATTTTTAATGGTATTTAAACGGTCATCATAGGTGCGGGTAGAAATGATGCGTTTATAATCGTCTTCGGAAGTATCTATGTTGTGGTTATAGGCGTATAAACCAGCGTCTGCCAGGCGCTGTGCCTGATTCTCGGTAAGCATGCCCAAGGTACAGCACACCTCCATATCCATGGCATTTACGGCTTTAACCATTTCGATAACACGGTCAAAATCGCGGTTGTCACGCACTTCACGCCAGGCAGCGCCCATGCATAAACGTGAGGCCCCTCCCTCCTTCGCCTTTACTGCTGCACTTACCACCTGCCCAAGCTGCATCAGTGGCTGTACTTCCAGGTCGGTATGGTAACGGGCTGCCTGCGGACAATAGGAGCAATCTTCTGCACATCCGCCTGTTTTGATCGAGATCAGTGAGCTTACCTGTACTTCATTGTAATCCTTATTCTCGCGGTGTATGGTTGCAGCTTCATAAACTAAATCCAGAAAGGGCTTATGGTATATAGCCGATATTTCTTCCTTAGTCCAGTTGTGTCTAGTTGGTTGCATATATTGTTTTTAATTAAAGTAAAAGTTTACTTGCCAGTCCCAGCAAGAGCAAAAATCCGAAAACGTCTGTAAATGTTGTAATAATTATTGAAGAAGCAATGGCCGGATCTATGCCAATACGTTTTAAAATAAGTGGAATGCCTGCTCCAGTAATACCGGCAATCAGTAAGTTCCCACTCATGGCCAGAAAAATAACCAATCCTAACAGTGGATTACTGTCAAAAAACAAAGCGAATAAAAATACGATCAAACCCGTGCAGGCTCCATTGATTACCCCTACCGTAAGTTCTTTGAGCACTGTTCTATAAGCCTGATTATCCGTCAAATCATATAGTGAAATCCTTCTTACCGTTACCGCAAGGGCTTGTGTGGCGGCATTTCCACCCATACCGGCAATAATGGTCATGTAGGCAGGCAACACAGCGATCAGTTTAATGGTGGGTTCAAAATGGCGGATTACACCGGAAGCAAGAAAGGCTGTGCCAAGGTTCAGGATTAGCCAGGGAAGACGGGATTTTACCGCTTCTACCCAGTTACCACTCAGTTCCTCGTCTTCTGATACCCCGGATATTTTTAAGATATCTTCCGTATTCTCATCTTCCAGTACATCGATTACGTCGTCAAAAGTTACCCGCCCCAATAGTTTCATGTCTTTGTCCAGTACGGGGATACTGGTAATATTGTATTGAGAGATTAGCCTTGCCACTTCTTCCTGGTCTGTGTCCGGGTATACCCAGGCTACTTCAGATTTTACCAGTTCTGTTATCTTTGCATTTCCCTTGGCTTTAATGATGTCCTTCAAAGAAACAATACCCTGAAAGGTATTGTCGTCATTTATCACAAATATCGTATAGAATTCTTCTATTTCTTCGCTTTGGCGGATGATCTCATCAATTGCGTCCTTCTTGGTCAGGTTCAGGTTAATCCGGATAAACTGTGTGTTCATCAAACCACCAGCGGTTTCTTCGTGGTAGCTTAAGAGGTTCCTGATATTCGACGCATCATCTTCGCTCAGATCGGCCAGGATTTCTTTCTGCTCATGCTCCTCCAGTTGCGAAATGATGTCTGTGGCATCATCATAATCCAGCTCTTCAACGATTTCGGTTCGCTTATCCGGATGTAACTGCAACAGCAATTCTTCAGGATGTGATTCCTCGTGCATTTCAGCAATGACTTCCGAAGCCGTTTCTACATCCAGTAGATTGATGATCCTTTGCTGCTCATCTTTATTCAGGCTCTCGAATAAAATGGCGATCTCAGAGGCATGATATTCCCCAAGAAGAGCTTTGAGCTGTTCATCATCACCGTTTAAGGCTACCTTAATCTTAGAGACATCTGTCCTGTCCAGATCGAAAGATTGCATACGCCGGTAAAGGTAATAATAATCGGTTCTATTTAAACCATCCCTTGCGCCAGAAATATAGGATTTGTAATACCGCAATGGCGGCCATCACAAGCATGGTGTATAAGTAGCCATGTTCCTGGTACAATTCAGGCATATTTTGTGGCAATACTTTGCCGGTAACCGGATCTTCAATGGCAAAGTTCATCCCATAAATACCCGCAATAAAAGTTAAAGGGATGAATATAGATGAAATGATGGTCAAGACCTTCATGATCTCGTTCATCCTGTTGCTGATGATGGAAAGGTACATGTCGATATTACTGGCAGAAATCTCCTTTAAAGACTCTACAATATCAATGATCTGTATGCAATGGTCGTAAGCGTCCCTGATGTACATCTTCGTCTGATCAGGGATCAGCAGGCTGTCGCTTCTTAGTATATCGTTCAGTTTGTCCCGTTCCGGCCATACTACGCGCCTCATATTGATCAGGTTCCGTTTTACAATTTGGGTGTCAAACATCACTGTGCGGTCTGGCTTATCGAACAAACGGTCTTCAATCAGGTCCAACTCATCACCCCAGGCACCCAGGATTTCAAAATAGGTATCAATGATGATGTCCATCAAAGCATACATCAGGTAACTGCTTCCGGCAATCCTGATGTTCCCTTTTCCTACTCTTAAGCGGTTCCTTATGGGCTCCAGACAGTCTTCATAGCCTTCCTGCAAAGTGAATAACGCGTTTTCCATTAAAATAAAGGAAACCTGCTCGTTATCAAGGTTCTTGTGTTCATCAAAATGGAGCATTCTGCTGATGGCGAAATCATATTTACCATACTCCTCCAGCTTCGGGCGCTGATAAGTCCGCGTGATGTCTTCCAAAACCAGCTTGCTGATGCCGAAATCGCTGTTCAGGGTTTCAAACATCGCCACGGAATTGAAACCTTTGATCTCTATCCAGTAATTGAACTCTTTATTCGCCAGTATCCGGGATAAATTTTCAATATTATCCAGTTCTTTAACTGCATAATGATGGTCGTTATAACTGTGAAAAGTAATGACAGGCTTTAAAGAATGCTCATCAATATACACCAAGCCCGGACTGGAGCCGGCTACTGGTAAAGAGTAGTGTTTGCGTTTGCGCTTGTGTTTTGCCGGTTTAGCCATAACTCAAAAATAGTTTTTAGCCTGAGGGCCCTGGTTAAACAACAGATCAATCATACTTAGGTTTGGTTTAAAGCCCTGCCTGTCATCAAAAACCTGGAAATATGGCTTAAAATTAGTAGCTATAGTATTTTTCTTGAAATGTAGTTTTGACCTGAAATCCAGTTCGGGTTCAACCTCTTTAACGTACTCCGTTGTAAAATGAAGATCAGGCTGAACTTTTAACTGTTTAAACAACCACTCCAGCAACTGAAAATTAAAATCAAACAGGTAATCAAATGGCTGCTGGTAAAAACGGATAAATTCGTCTTCGTAATATTCAAAATAGGCTGAATTTCGGTAACAGCTTTCAAAACTCTTCCAATGCAGCCTTTGCCAGTTAAAATCATTACTGATTTTCACATCTTTAACTTTGGTATGTACCTTAGCGCCCTTAAGTACTGGAACAATCAGGTCCAGAACGCCATTTGGCGAATATATCCTTGCCCGGTTCCTATAGGTCTGTTTAGGAAAATGCTCTTCTTTTTCCATTAAAAAATTGTAATTCAATTCTTTTAAACCAGAAAAATAAGCGACTGGCGGAAGATAAAAAAGTGGGAATATAGCTAAACTTTGCATCTGATATTTTATGTTTGC
This window of the Pedobacter africanus genome carries:
- a CDS encoding MFS transporter codes for the protein MTEKEKNKNRFFLILVAALGYFVDIYDLLLFLIIKNKSLTALGVPAGRITATGLNLMNWQMAGLLIGGVFWGMLGDKKGRLSVLFGSILMYSLANIANGFVNSIPMYAALRFIAGLGLAGELGAGITLVSESMSKEKRGYGTMMVAGIGLSGAVAAYLVGDHFEWRTAFFVGGALGIILLLLRIGVFESGMFHAMTKKEVSKGNFMMLFSDRKRFFKYLNCILIAVPLWFVVGILIGIAPDFGKALNARDALDNGKGVMFAYIGISLGDFLTGALSQVFKTRKKIVFVFLTLTFCTMLFYLFNTGWTASGFYTLCLLFGIFTGYWVVFVTMAAEQFGTNLRATVTTSAPNMVRGSLILVTLLFQWLLGSMGIIKAALCVGIITVGLAYIALYNLDETYGRDLDFIEE
- the hemF gene encoding oxygen-dependent coproporphyrinogen oxidase; this encodes MVFKDKVVAAYQKIQDEICTSLELADGKAKFEQEIWNREGGGGGRTRIMQHGDVIEKGGVNFSAVHGKLPDPIKKAFKVESDEFFATGVSIVMHPSNPFVPIIHMNIRYFEMDEHTRWFGGGIDLTPHYIIDTDARFFHHLLKQTCDKFDPEFYTRFKTNADDYFFIKHREETRGVGGIFYDRLKPENTGLSFEQLLDYSIAVGNTFIPAYTELIERNRDKEFTAQQQEWQYLRRSRYAEFNLVYDAGTKFGLETNGRIESILMSLPPMAKWTYNYQPVSGSEESYTLSKLKKGITWA
- the gyrA gene encoding DNA gyrase subunit A; its protein translation is MAEDLENQENDKIIRIDIDEQMRSAYIDYSMSVIVSRALPDVRDGLKPVHRRVLYGMLDLGLTNNKPYKKSARIVGEVLGKYHPHGDASVYNTMVRMAQEWSLRYLMVEGQGNYGSIDGDFPAAMRYTEARFQKIAEEMLADINKDTVDFQLNFDDSLEEPTVLPSKVPNLLINGSSGIAVGMATNMPPHNITETINATIAYIENNEVTVAELMKHIKAPDFPTGAIIYGYTGVQEAFETGRGRIVMRAKAEIEASKDRETIIVTEIPYQVNKAQMIERTAELIGEKKIEGISNIKDESNKDGIRIVYEIKRDANASIVLNNLFKQTALQTSFSVNNIALVKGRPQLLNLKDLIHYFVEHRHEVVIRRTKFELAEAKKRAHILEGLLIALDHLDEVIQLIRSSDTPEDARTGLMEKFGLTDIQARAILDMTLRRLTGLERDKIKEEYNELMKTIEYLQSILDDEGKRMQIIKDELTEMKEKYGDERRTSIVHSAEDMSMEDFIEDEEVVITISHEGYIKRTPATEYRTQGRGGKGSKGSDSRNEDFIEHLLIASNHNYMLFFTEAGRCFWLRVYEIPEGSRISKGRAIQNIINIPKEEKIKAFIKVKNLKDQEYLENNYIIMCTKKGTIKKTSLEAYSRPRVNGINAININEGDQLLEASLTTGSSEIVMALRSGRAIRFNETKVRPMGRTATGVRGVTLAHEKDEVIGMIAVDDPGATVLVVSEKGYGKRTDIEDYRVTNRGGKGVKTINITEKTGNLVAIKNVTDADDLMIINKSGIVIRIVVSELRVMGRATQGVRLINLKGSDEIASVARIEHEEEESEEIESHVVVDGEPAGEVEDEPAEDAAEEEGEEGEESGEDTEGEEA
- a CDS encoding tetratricopeptide repeat protein, whose translation is MKKVLLGMLFVGVASLANAQKSEISEAKKAWNLLSITSGKTLADNLKALNDGLGHTDKAIANEKSKDLPDAWSYRALFASRIALVDSVDLNNAKANQKIAEEAITKAKALDTKGAEKDNIQTASVNVENALRNRAIYAFNKKNFEGALEAFNEITTKNPNDTTMYVNAGVTAKELQNYPEVVRNFKKAIDLNYKDSKVLYSEIVNITFDKIKDSVGGLAILKEASAKFPDDSYFIGMETDLYIKKGDIEKSQEMLTKLIAKDPKNAIYQYLMGDTYYKQALAIQTKRNALDVKKTKEFNELGAKMTKLIDQSVPYYKAALDLDPKNVNALENLKIIYLFKDDKVNYEAINKKLAELKP